The following are encoded together in the Timaviella obliquedivisa GSE-PSE-MK23-08B genome:
- the cobU gene encoding bifunctional adenosylcobinamide kinase/adenosylcobinamide-phosphate guanylyltransferase: MNVYSNQKNYIILVTGSCRSGKSEWAEGLATQSGKAVSYVATAQTDPDDSEWQNRIALHQQRRPAHWKTLAIPVEVAVTIQSAEASECLLVDSLGTWVANCLEQDESAWQQTVQNLLISLEQTSGSIILVAEETGWGVVPAYPMGRLFRDRLGHLTRQVGAIADTVYLVTAGYALNLTQLGTPLGRQ, from the coding sequence ATGAATGTCTACTCAAATCAGAAAAACTACATCATTTTGGTTACGGGCTCTTGTCGATCGGGCAAAAGTGAGTGGGCTGAAGGACTAGCGACTCAATCGGGAAAGGCTGTGAGCTATGTAGCAACGGCTCAGACTGACCCAGATGACTCAGAGTGGCAAAACCGAATTGCCTTGCATCAGCAGCGTCGTCCAGCCCATTGGAAAACTTTGGCAATCCCTGTGGAGGTGGCTGTCACAATTCAATCGGCAGAAGCTTCTGAGTGCTTGTTGGTAGATTCGCTAGGGACTTGGGTCGCAAATTGCTTGGAGCAGGATGAATCCGCCTGGCAACAAACAGTTCAGAATTTATTAATAAGCTTAGAGCAAACGTCTGGCTCAATTATTTTGGTGGCGGAAGAAACAGGCTGGGGCGTTGTGCCTGCTTACCCAATGGGACGATTATTTCGCGATCGCTTGGGTCATCTTACTCGCCAAGTCGGAGCGATCGCTGATACAGTTTATCTCGTGACCGCAGGCTACGCTTTAAATCTAACCCAACTCGGAACTCCCTTAGGAAGACAGTAA
- a CDS encoding glycosyltransferase family 2 protein → MKLPVSVLIPAKNEQENLSACLASVAIADEVFVVDSQSSDRSVEISESYGAQVVQFQFNGRWPKKKNWSLENLPFRNEWVLIVDCDERITPELWSEIEKAIQNPDCDGYYLNRKVFFLGKWIRFGGKYPDWNLRLFRHAKGRYENLNTEEIRNTGDNEVHEHVVLKGKVGYLQSDMLHIDFKDMFHWLERHNRYSNWEARVYYNLLMGMEEGGTIGANLFGDSVQRKRFLKRIWIRLPFKPFLRFILAYFIRLGFLDGKAGLIYAQLLSQYEYQIGVKLYELQYGGRLNKTPPLGSSVPQVSGEG, encoded by the coding sequence ATGAAACTTCCTGTGTCTGTTTTGATTCCTGCCAAAAATGAGCAAGAAAATTTGTCGGCTTGCCTGGCAAGTGTAGCGATCGCCGATGAAGTGTTTGTAGTCGATTCCCAGAGTAGCGATCGTTCTGTTGAAATTTCTGAAAGCTATGGGGCGCAAGTCGTGCAGTTCCAGTTCAATGGACGCTGGCCTAAAAAGAAAAACTGGTCTTTAGAAAATTTGCCCTTCCGCAATGAATGGGTGCTGATTGTAGATTGCGATGAGCGCATTACTCCAGAATTGTGGAGCGAAATTGAAAAAGCGATTCAAAATCCTGACTGCGATGGCTATTACCTCAACCGCAAGGTGTTCTTTTTAGGCAAATGGATTCGGTTTGGGGGCAAGTACCCTGACTGGAACCTGCGCCTATTTCGCCATGCTAAAGGACGCTACGAAAACCTTAACACTGAAGAAATTCGCAATACAGGAGACAACGAAGTTCATGAACATGTGGTTTTGAAAGGAAAAGTTGGCTACTTGCAAAGCGACATGTTGCACATTGACTTTAAAGACATGTTTCATTGGCTAGAGCGTCACAATCGCTATTCTAACTGGGAAGCCCGAGTTTACTACAACTTACTGATGGGCATGGAAGAAGGCGGAACGATTGGTGCCAATTTATTTGGCGATTCTGTGCAGCGAAAACGCTTCTTGAAACGAATTTGGATCCGGTTACCGTTCAAGCCATTCCTGAGGTTTATTTTGGCGTATTTTATTCGCCTAGGATTTTTAGATGGCAAGGCAGGGCTGATTTATGCTCAGCTTCTGAGTCAGTATGAGTACCAGATTGGAGTCAAGCTTTATGAGTTGCAGTATGGCGGACGGTTAAACAAAACGCCTCCCCTGGGTTCGTCTGTTCCTCAAGTTAGCGGAGAAGGATAG
- a CDS encoding glycosyltransferase: MPDPQISAIICTHNRAQYLGAAIDSLLSQDFTEEYEVIVVDNASSDRTREVIEARLSHPRLRYVHESVLGLSVARNTGAKQALSPILAYLDDDAVASPQWLQVLHDAYQTNEKLAIAGGKVTLLWAEGMEPPRWLSSGLAGNLGAYDLGDAIVYIDRPGLTPRGLNYSVRQSFLKQIGGFDVNLGRVGKNLLSNEELVMTERALELGWQVAYLPTALVAHNVAPERVRRQWFLHRGWWQGMSECYREQLAGRAGVGQLPRGSEKFLRGLYRSLIHWHDPAQSFDDFAYAYGQVGYLKAAIQGIFSRNK, from the coding sequence ATGCCCGATCCGCAGATTTCTGCAATTATTTGCACCCATAACCGTGCGCAATATCTGGGAGCAGCTATCGATAGCTTGCTCAGCCAAGATTTCACCGAAGAATACGAAGTTATTGTAGTGGACAATGCCTCCAGCGATCGCACTCGTGAGGTCATTGAGGCACGGTTGTCCCATCCTCGGCTGCGCTATGTCCATGAGTCTGTTCTAGGACTGTCGGTGGCACGAAACACGGGCGCAAAGCAAGCGCTCAGCCCAATTTTGGCTTACTTGGATGATGATGCAGTCGCTAGCCCCCAGTGGCTACAAGTTTTGCATGATGCTTATCAAACTAATGAAAAGTTGGCGATCGCAGGCGGGAAGGTGACCTTGCTTTGGGCAGAAGGCATGGAGCCACCTCGCTGGCTTTCCTCAGGTTTAGCTGGAAATTTGGGAGCTTATGACCTGGGCGATGCGATCGTTTATATCGATCGCCCAGGTCTGACCCCTCGAGGCTTGAACTACTCGGTTCGTCAAAGCTTCTTAAAGCAGATTGGCGGTTTCGATGTGAATTTGGGACGGGTAGGCAAGAATCTTCTATCGAACGAAGAGCTTGTCATGACAGAGCGAGCACTGGAACTCGGATGGCAGGTTGCTTATCTACCTACGGCTTTGGTTGCCCATAACGTTGCACCCGAAAGGGTTCGGCGGCAGTGGTTTCTGCACCGGGGTTGGTGGCAAGGAATGAGTGAGTGCTACCGCGAACAGTTGGCGGGTCGGGCAGGGGTAGGACAGTTGCCCCGTGGCAGCGAAAAGTTCTTGCGTGGGCTCTACCGATCGCTCATTCATTGGCACGATCCGGCTCAGAGCTTTGATGATTTTGCCTATGCCTATGGACAAGTCGGGTACCTGAAAGCAGCGATTCAAGGAATATTCTCTAGAAATAAGTAA
- the hpsU gene encoding hormogonium polysaccharide biosynthesis acetyltransferase HpsU, translated as MPESPQPSTELLLRQDEPAQVDLRCYDQSWFDRGRSGWYILLWWLVQAIAFPLTPHSFHIARIFLLRLFGARIGQGVSIRPTARFTYPWKVDIGDYSWIGDDVVLYSLDKITIGEHCVISQKSYLCTGSHDLHDPAFGLKTAAIAIGNGAWVAADCFIAPGVQIGANAVIGARSNVLSNIPNQQVCWGSPCRPRYFRTYAQ; from the coding sequence ATGCCAGAATCGCCTCAACCGTCTACCGAACTTTTGCTAAGACAGGATGAACCTGCTCAGGTTGATTTGCGTTGCTATGACCAGTCTTGGTTTGATCGAGGGCGATCGGGTTGGTATATTTTGCTGTGGTGGCTAGTGCAAGCGATCGCTTTTCCTCTAACACCTCACTCTTTCCATATCGCTCGGATATTTCTTCTCCGACTCTTTGGCGCTCGCATTGGTCAAGGGGTTAGCATTCGTCCAACGGCACGCTTTACCTATCCTTGGAAAGTTGACATTGGCGACTATAGCTGGATTGGCGATGACGTTGTGCTGTATAGCCTAGATAAAATTACCATTGGAGAACATTGCGTTATTTCGCAGAAAAGCTACCTGTGTACTGGCAGCCATGATCTTCATGATCCAGCATTTGGGTTAAAAACAGCGGCGATCGCTATTGGCAACGGAGCCTGGGTAGCGGCAGATTGCTTCATTGCGCCCGGTGTTCAAATTGGGGCAAATGCCGTCATTGGTGCCCGTAGCAATGTCCTTTCTAACATCCCCAATCAACAGGTATGCTGGGGCAGTCCTTGTCGTCCTCGTTATTTCCGAACCTATGCTCAGTGA
- the gcvH gene encoding glycine cleavage system protein GcvH, translated as MTLEYPDDLKYLDSHEYARLDGEIATIGISAFAIDQLGDIVFLELPDVGEAIAQGETFGTVESVKAVEDLKAPLSGTVIERNNAVIEAPEQLAEDPYGEAWMLKIRVNDSDELDDALSADEYRALTEGE; from the coding sequence ATGACCCTGGAATATCCTGATGATTTGAAATATTTGGATAGTCACGAATATGCCCGCCTTGATGGTGAAATTGCTACCATTGGCATCTCGGCGTTTGCCATTGATCAACTGGGCGACATTGTATTTTTAGAGTTGCCCGACGTGGGAGAGGCGATCGCTCAAGGTGAAACCTTCGGTACAGTCGAATCAGTCAAAGCCGTTGAAGACCTGAAAGCTCCTCTCTCTGGCACCGTGATCGAGCGCAATAATGCAGTCATCGAAGCCCCAGAACAACTGGCTGAAGATCCCTACGGTGAAGCTTGGATGTTAAAAATCCGCGTCAACGACAGCGATGAACTAGACGATGCTCTGTCTGCCGATGAGTACCGGGCACTGACAGAAGGGGAATAA
- the gcvP gene encoding aminomethyl-transferring glycine dehydrogenase has protein sequence MTSEFSVSVQSPDSNSVDISESFVALSNGDTRPISANIGATDWQVHDFGRRHIGPQADDIQHMLSYLGFGSLQGLMEATVPAGIRLQRPLQLGEGRTEREVLQGLKAIATQNQIFRSYIGMGYSNCITPPVIQRNILENPGWYTQYTPYQPEISQGRLEALLNYQTMVTDLTGLEIANASLLDEGTAAAEAMTLSYGQYKGESKAFWISEACHPQTIDVVKTRAIPLGIEVIVGDHRTFAFEQPVFGVLLQYPATDGAIYDYQAFIEQAHESGALVTVAADLLSLTLLKPPGEFGADIAVGNTQRFGVPLGYGGPHAAYFATKEAYKRQLPGRLVGVSRDVSGHLALRLALQTREQHIRRDKATSNICTAQVLLAVMAGMYAVYHGARGLRQIAETIHQQTVTLANGLKALGFRLGDAPFFDTLRVEVADRQAEMMAGAIAKRINLRAIGDGAIGISLDETTTSDDLFDLLKIFGGEDGQLRAASQSDNWGKLARTTPYLTHPVFNTYHSETELLRYMYRLQMKDLSLATAMIPLGSCTMKLNATSEMIPVTWAEFGQIHPFAPLDQARGYQIMFRQLEEWLAEITGFAGISLQPNAGSQGEYTGLLVIRQYHKQRGEEHRNLCLIPESAHGTNPASAVMAGMKVVPVACDRNGNIDIADLQAKAEKHKDNLSALMVTYPSTHGVFEEGIQEICAIVHANGGQVYMDGANMNAQVGLCRPADFGADVCHLNLHKTFCIPHGGGGPGMGPIGVQAHLVPFLPGHSVVDMDGTGERSPRIGAVSSAPWGSGSILPISWVYIALMGSAGLTKATQVAILNANYIAKRLENHYPILYKGKGNLVAHECILDLREFKRTAAIEVDDIAKRLIDYGFHPPTVSWPVAGTVMVEPTESESLQELDRFCDAMIAIREEIREIEQGLVDKQNNLLKNAPHTAASLLTEEWDRPYTRQRAAYPTPWTRENKFWAAVGRVDNAYGDRNLVCSCLPMEAYIKA, from the coding sequence ATGACTTCAGAGTTCTCTGTTTCTGTCCAAAGCCCAGATTCAAATTCAGTCGATATTTCAGAATCATTTGTTGCTCTGTCTAATGGAGATACCAGACCAATTTCCGCCAATATAGGTGCTACTGATTGGCAAGTCCATGATTTTGGACGTAGGCATATTGGACCCCAGGCAGATGACATTCAACATATGCTGTCCTATCTGGGTTTTGGGTCGCTCCAAGGCTTGATGGAGGCGACTGTTCCAGCAGGTATCCGACTACAACGACCATTACAGCTAGGAGAGGGACGGACTGAGCGAGAAGTTCTGCAAGGGTTGAAAGCGATCGCCACCCAAAATCAAATCTTCCGTTCCTACATTGGCATGGGCTACTCCAACTGCATTACGCCCCCGGTGATTCAACGCAATATTTTGGAAAACCCCGGTTGGTATACCCAATACACTCCTTACCAGCCCGAAATTTCTCAAGGACGCTTGGAGGCTCTTCTCAACTACCAAACGATGGTAACCGACCTAACTGGACTAGAAATTGCCAACGCCTCCCTGCTTGATGAAGGCACCGCTGCCGCTGAAGCCATGACTTTAAGCTACGGGCAATACAAAGGGGAATCCAAAGCATTTTGGATATCTGAAGCCTGTCATCCTCAAACCATTGATGTTGTCAAAACGCGAGCGATTCCACTTGGAATTGAGGTGATTGTGGGCGATCACCGTACCTTTGCCTTCGAGCAACCAGTTTTTGGAGTGCTGTTGCAGTATCCTGCCACCGATGGAGCAATTTATGACTATCAAGCCTTTATTGAACAGGCGCATGAGTCTGGTGCATTGGTGACTGTGGCGGCTGACTTGCTGAGCCTAACCTTGCTGAAGCCCCCCGGAGAATTTGGGGCAGATATCGCGGTCGGTAATACTCAACGCTTCGGTGTGCCCTTGGGCTATGGCGGACCTCATGCAGCATACTTTGCAACTAAAGAAGCGTATAAGCGACAGTTACCTGGCAGGTTAGTGGGTGTTTCTAGAGATGTGTCAGGGCATCTTGCGTTGCGTTTGGCGCTCCAGACTCGTGAGCAACATATTCGGCGTGATAAAGCGACCAGTAATATTTGTACGGCGCAGGTTTTGTTGGCGGTGATGGCTGGAATGTATGCGGTGTATCACGGTGCGCGTGGGTTAAGACAAATTGCTGAGACGATTCATCAACAAACGGTGACGTTGGCAAATGGATTGAAAGCACTGGGCTTTAGGTTGGGTGATGCGCCGTTTTTCGACACACTGCGGGTAGAAGTCGCTGATCGGCAAGCGGAGATGATGGCAGGAGCGATCGCCAAGCGCATTAATCTACGAGCTATTGGAGACGGGGCGATCGGGATTTCGTTAGATGAAACGACGACCTCGGATGATTTGTTTGATCTATTAAAAATTTTTGGCGGCGAGGATGGACAGCTACGAGCAGCTAGCCAGTCGGATAATTGGGGAAAACTGGCTCGGACTACGCCTTATTTAACTCATCCTGTTTTTAATACCTACCACTCTGAAACCGAACTACTGCGGTATATGTATCGGTTGCAAATGAAGGATCTATCCTTGGCAACGGCAATGATTCCGCTTGGCTCTTGCACGATGAAACTCAATGCCACCTCCGAGATGATTCCGGTGACTTGGGCAGAGTTTGGGCAAATTCACCCCTTTGCGCCCTTAGACCAAGCACGAGGCTACCAAATTATGTTCCGGCAGTTGGAAGAATGGCTGGCTGAGATTACGGGGTTTGCCGGAATTTCCCTTCAGCCTAATGCAGGTTCACAGGGCGAGTACACGGGCTTATTGGTAATTCGTCAATACCACAAGCAGCGTGGTGAAGAGCATCGCAATCTCTGTCTAATTCCTGAATCTGCCCACGGTACTAATCCTGCAAGTGCAGTGATGGCAGGCATGAAGGTTGTGCCTGTGGCTTGCGATCGCAATGGCAATATCGATATTGCTGACTTACAAGCTAAAGCCGAGAAACACAAGGATAATCTTTCTGCCCTAATGGTTACGTATCCTTCCACCCATGGAGTTTTTGAGGAAGGCATTCAAGAGATTTGCGCGATCGTTCATGCGAACGGCGGACAAGTTTACATGGATGGAGCCAACATGAATGCTCAAGTGGGGCTATGCCGTCCGGCAGATTTTGGCGCAGATGTTTGTCATCTCAATCTCCACAAAACATTTTGCATTCCCCATGGTGGCGGCGGTCCAGGCATGGGTCCAATTGGTGTCCAGGCTCATCTAGTACCGTTCTTACCAGGACATTCAGTAGTCGATATGGATGGCACGGGAGAGCGATCGCCGAGAATTGGGGCGGTTTCATCGGCTCCTTGGGGCAGTGGTAGCATTCTGCCAATTTCTTGGGTGTATATTGCGCTGATGGGAAGTGCCGGATTAACAAAGGCAACTCAGGTGGCAATTCTCAATGCGAATTACATTGCCAAACGATTAGAGAACCATTACCCCATTCTTTATAAAGGGAAGGGGAATTTGGTGGCGCACGAGTGCATTCTCGATTTGCGGGAGTTTAAGAGAACAGCAGCGATCGAAGTAGATGATATTGCCAAACGCCTGATTGACTACGGCTTCCATCCGCCCACGGTTTCCTGGCCTGTTGCTGGAACTGTAATGGTAGAGCCAACTGAAAGCGAATCTTTGCAAGAACTCGATCGCTTTTGTGATGCCATGATTGCGATCCGCGAAGAAATCCGCGAAATTGAGCAAGGTTTAGTAGACAAGCAGAACAACTTGTTGAAGAACGCACCCCACACGGCAGCAAGTTTGCTCACTGAAGAATGGGATCGTCCTTACACTCGTCAGCGAGCGGCTTATCCAACGCCTTGGACAAGAGAAAACAAGTTTTGGGCAGCGGTCGGACGGGTTGATAATGCCTATGGCGATCGCAATCTTGTGTGCTCTTGTCTGCCAATGGAGGCTTATATCAAGGCGTAG
- a CDS encoding type II toxin-antitoxin system HicA family toxin, with product MKSIFGKRLCKIVEQRGWVLRRITGSHHIYENPEVDKILSIPVHRNQDLKVGTLKALVKIANLSEEDLL from the coding sequence ATGAAATCTATCTTTGGCAAGCGGCTGTGTAAGATTGTGGAGCAAAGAGGCTGGGTTTTACGAAGAATTACTGGCAGCCATCACATCTACGAAAACCCTGAAGTAGATAAGATCCTATCAATTCCTGTTCATCGTAATCAAGATCTGAAAGTTGGAACCTTGAAAGCCTTGGTGAAAATCGCCAACCTGTCTGAAGAAGATTTACTCTGA
- a CDS encoding type II toxin-antitoxin system HicB family antitoxin, with amino-acid sequence MKIRAIIHPAEEGGYWAEVPALPGCITEGDTMEEVTANLKDAIEGWLDVANSRNAVESTAQVVEIAV; translated from the coding sequence ATGAAAATCAGAGCAATCATTCATCCCGCAGAAGAAGGTGGTTACTGGGCAGAGGTGCCTGCACTTCCTGGCTGCATTACTGAAGGGGACACGATGGAGGAAGTAACAGCTAACTTAAAGGACGCGATCGAAGGTTGGCTTGATGTTGCCAATAGTCGTAATGCAGTAGAATCAACGGCTCAAGTTGTCGAAATTGCAGTATGA
- a CDS encoding ATP phosphoribosyltransferase: MITVALPKGGLLKDSIRLFQSIGLDFSAFLDDSNRQLEIWDTNHTAKALLVRNYDVPVYVEYGQAQLGIVGYDILREKRPQVAHLVDLGFGHCRLSVAVKASSPYRSALELPPHSRVASKFVQCAGEFFNELDLPVEIVPLYGSVELGPITGMSEAIVDLVASGKTLKENNLVEIDRLFESTARLIAHPLSYRINRGEVQERIEQIRALTLAHTPH, translated from the coding sequence ATGATTACCGTTGCGCTTCCTAAAGGCGGGCTGCTGAAAGACAGCATCCGCTTATTCCAATCCATTGGCTTAGACTTTAGCGCCTTTTTAGATGATTCCAATCGCCAGCTAGAAATTTGGGACACTAACCACACTGCTAAAGCCCTGCTAGTGCGTAATTATGATGTGCCCGTGTACGTGGAATATGGTCAGGCACAGTTGGGAATCGTCGGTTACGACATTTTGCGAGAGAAACGACCCCAAGTTGCCCATCTCGTCGATTTGGGGTTTGGGCATTGTCGCTTGTCGGTGGCGGTCAAAGCTTCTAGCCCTTATCGCTCAGCGTTGGAGTTACCGCCCCATAGCCGAGTGGCTAGTAAGTTTGTGCAATGCGCCGGAGAGTTCTTCAACGAGCTAGATCTGCCTGTTGAAATTGTGCCGCTGTATGGCTCGGTAGAGTTAGGGCCGATTACAGGGATGTCAGAGGCGATCGTAGATTTAGTGGCATCGGGCAAAACCCTCAAAGAAAATAACTTGGTTGAAATCGATCGCCTATTTGAAAGTACGGCTCGGTTAATTGCTCATCCTCTCAGCTACCGAATTAACCGAGGTGAGGTGCAGGAGCGAATTGAGCAAATCCGGGCTTTAACCCTGGCTCACACTCCTCACTGA
- a CDS encoding MBL fold metallo-hydrolase, whose translation MDQLECFPYSVGSAQEGVCLLIRMGPYRVLLDCGLSDPAWMSDRELLRSVDLVLCSHAHSDHARGLLALNRAFPQLPICASEVTAQLLPLNWLNEEVPLFCQALPWRSPIEFKDGLTVELYPAGHLPGAAAIFLTYKTALRTYSLFYTGDFLLSNSRLVDGLPLEEVRGLRPDVLIVEGSYGTARYPHRKQQENQLAERISRAMGDRQSILLPTPTLGLGQELLMLLRSHHHFTGQDLDIWVDGSVALGCDAYLEMLPHFPSSVQNFARHQPLFWDERIRPRVRRLPPNATVPSPCIILTDKDKDLSQYLLAEKDAQSWLILVPHQPSQMGSEESTFSQTLQNSPTLQSAILAGRITLESYLLADHCDCSGTTQLIHNLRPQHVVFIHGAPAYLNDLSSLEELHNRYHLHTPAAGINVKLPIGETFLQPAPPETHYEGELTEQPGILISLPDTVTADPRWQNLADTGIVEVRWQGEELVLRGMTQRELLRKNQDMGVQTDVECCENCVHCRSQRCWNQASPLFGFKVTPDGYCPVFEAAQWVQPEA comes from the coding sequence ATGGATCAACTTGAATGCTTTCCGTACAGCGTTGGTAGCGCGCAGGAAGGAGTTTGCTTACTGATCCGCATGGGCCCTTACCGGGTTCTCCTAGACTGCGGGCTGAGCGATCCGGCTTGGATGTCAGACCGAGAGCTTTTGCGATCGGTTGATTTAGTGCTGTGTAGCCATGCCCACTCTGACCATGCTAGAGGGTTACTGGCGTTGAACCGAGCGTTTCCACAGTTGCCCATTTGTGCCAGTGAGGTAACGGCTCAACTTCTGCCGCTGAATTGGCTTAACGAAGAGGTTCCACTCTTCTGTCAGGCGCTGCCCTGGCGATCGCCCATTGAGTTTAAGGACGGACTCACGGTTGAGCTATATCCTGCCGGGCATCTTCCCGGCGCTGCTGCTATTTTTCTCACCTACAAAACTGCCCTCCGCACTTACAGCCTGTTCTACACCGGAGACTTTCTGCTTTCCAATTCTCGCTTAGTCGATGGGTTGCCGTTAGAGGAGGTGCGTGGACTAAGACCTGATGTCTTGATAGTAGAAGGGAGCTATGGCACTGCCCGCTATCCCCATCGTAAACAGCAAGAAAACCAGCTTGCCGAACGAATTAGTCGGGCAATGGGCGATCGTCAATCCATCCTCCTGCCCACCCCTACCTTAGGACTGGGACAGGAACTCTTAATGCTACTCCGGAGTCACCACCACTTTACGGGACAAGATCTAGACATCTGGGTTGATGGTAGTGTGGCTCTTGGCTGTGATGCCTACCTCGAAATGCTGCCCCACTTCCCCAGTTCTGTCCAAAACTTTGCTCGCCACCAGCCCCTATTTTGGGATGAACGCATTCGCCCTCGCGTCCGTCGCTTACCGCCCAATGCAACTGTGCCATCACCTTGCATTATTTTGACCGACAAAGATAAAGATCTAAGCCAATATTTACTGGCAGAGAAGGATGCCCAATCCTGGCTGATCTTGGTTCCTCATCAGCCCAGTCAGATGGGTTCTGAGGAATCTACCTTCAGCCAAACCCTACAAAATTCGCCGACACTCCAATCTGCGATTCTAGCCGGACGCATCACGCTTGAGTCCTATCTCTTAGCAGACCACTGCGACTGCTCTGGCACCACCCAACTGATTCACAATCTTCGCCCTCAACACGTCGTATTTATACACGGCGCTCCCGCCTATCTCAACGACCTCTCCAGCCTCGAAGAACTCCACAATCGCTACCATCTCCATACTCCTGCGGCTGGCATTAATGTTAAGCTTCCCATTGGCGAAACTTTCCTTCAGCCTGCTCCCCCTGAAACTCACTATGAGGGCGAACTGACCGAGCAACCTGGCATTCTCATTTCCCTCCCCGATACGGTCACTGCTGATCCTCGTTGGCAAAACCTGGCAGACACAGGGATTGTTGAGGTTCGGTGGCAGGGCGAGGAACTGGTATTACGGGGCATGACTCAGCGGGAATTACTGAGGAAAAATCAGGATATGGGGGTGCAAACAGATGTGGAATGCTGCGAAAATTGCGTTCATTGCCGTAGTCAACGCTGCTGGAATCAGGCTTCGCCGCTGTTTGGGTTCAAAGTCACTCCTGATGGATATTGTCCTGTGTTTGAAGCAGCGCAATGGGTTCAGCCCGAAGCTTAG
- the ftsE gene encoding cell division ATP-binding protein FtsE, producing the protein MAPVTTDRPPTPSRAAPSSASTPSSAATPRQPAPAVIVRLQQVTKIYDNGCPALLDVNLQIRKGDFLFITGASGSGKSTLLKLLYGEERSTQGEVFVNTVGLTNLRGNELSKLRRQIGVVFQDYKLIPRRTVSENVAIVLWAQGFTRKEVQRRLLPTLKMVGLQEKADCFPEQLSGGEQQRVSIARAVVNTPPILLADEPTGNLDPDNSWQVIKILQKLNSIGITVIVTTHDEQLVKMSEHPVMQIRNGKLFRAKG; encoded by the coding sequence ATGGCTCCAGTGACGACCGATCGCCCGCCTACTCCGTCTCGGGCTGCCCCATCTTCTGCTTCCACACCATCCTCAGCCGCTACTCCACGCCAGCCCGCGCCCGCTGTGATAGTGCGGCTACAGCAAGTCACCAAGATTTATGACAATGGATGTCCAGCCTTGCTCGATGTCAACTTGCAAATTCGCAAAGGTGATTTTTTGTTTATTACCGGAGCTTCCGGCTCTGGCAAATCAACGCTCTTAAAGCTGCTTTACGGCGAAGAACGCTCCACTCAAGGCGAAGTATTTGTAAACACTGTTGGCTTGACCAATCTGCGAGGCAACGAGCTTTCTAAGCTCCGCCGTCAAATTGGGGTTGTTTTTCAAGATTATAAGCTGATCCCTCGACGCACCGTTTCTGAAAATGTGGCGATCGTGCTGTGGGCGCAGGGGTTTACCCGCAAAGAAGTTCAGCGTCGTTTGTTGCCAACCCTAAAAATGGTGGGCTTGCAGGAAAAAGCCGATTGTTTTCCAGAGCAGTTGTCGGGTGGAGAGCAGCAACGGGTCAGTATTGCACGAGCAGTGGTGAACACGCCGCCCATTTTGCTTGCTGATGAGCCAACCGGAAACCTTGACCCTGACAATTCCTGGCAGGTTATTAAAATTTTGCAAAAGCTTAATTCTATTGGCATCACAGTCATTGTGACCACGCACGATGAGCAGCTTGTAAAGATGTCTGAGCATCCAGTAATGCAAATTCGTAATGGCAAGCTGTTTCGGGCTAAGGGCTGA